The nucleotide sequence ACAAATAAAGGACGTTTAAAAAACCTTTTAAATATGCGAGGAAGGCGTTTTTGGAAAAAATAAAATTTCTTAAGGACGTAGTTTAATCATAAAGGACAAGGCTGTTAATAGCCTCAAATATCCAGTATGCTCTCTCTGAAAAAATAGGGAAGTGAATAGCGCATTTGGATAGTAGCATTGGGCCTAATTTATCCACCAACGTAGACACCGATCTTGGTTGGTGGATAAAGTGAATTTTTCTGCTAGTTATAGATGGGTTATTTTTGCCTTAAATCTACAGCTTAATTTTTACCTTTAGTAAAGTATCTTAACCCACCCTGTAGATGTATAGTCAGAGTCATCTCCGCTGCCCTTAAATTCTATTACATAATAATAGGTAGCAACAGGCACCAACTGTCCATTGCGGGTGCCGTCCCAAGGTTGGCGATATCCGTGATAGTCTTCATACATAATGTTTCCCCAGCGGTTATAAATCCTAACTACTGTTTGTGGGTATTTTTCTAGTCCATCTATAAGCCAATAGTCATTTAAGCCATCATTGTTTGGTGTGAACGTATTAGGTATCTTAACAGGTGTATAGTTATTGACGACTATATCTTTCGTTAATTGGCAACCTCTGCCTGCAGGGCCTGTAAACATAGAGACTTGATAAGAAGTAGAGAAGTCTTCATCTTGAGCCACATAATATGGGATAGAAATATCAGATGTCTCCCCGTCTACACTTTCTGGAAAGGTTAGAAAGTCCGTAGGGTACCAAGATACTTCTGACAAGGTGTCATAATGTAAAGGGGCTAACTCTAATGGCAATAAAGTTTCTTTGCCAGGCTGGTAGGTAACGTAAAGCTCTTCTTTGGTAAACCATCCTTCAGGTTGTTCATATATTTTTATGTACAAACTGTCATAAACAGGAGGGCAAATTTCTGCTGAAACCCTAAGCACATATAGACCACTGGCAGAAGGCGCTTCAAGCTCAAAAGAATTTGGAGTGTTGCCTGAATAGAACTGCTCTTCAGGAGAGAACCATTCATATAGCGATGCATTTGAATCTTCCCGAGCTGTTGCAATGATAGGGCCGTCAGTTTCGCAAATTGTATCAGCATTGGTGATAATCTCGGCATTGGGTATCTCGTGCACATCTTGATAGTGTATATCTGACCTGCCAGTTTGCTGATATACGCAGTGGTGGTTTGAAATTACTTCAACATAAAACGATTGGTTTTTATGTACTGTCACATCTATAGTGTTCTGCAGCGAATCACTGGAAGGCAGTATTCCGTCTTGGTCAAAAAAGCGGAAAGCAGGGGTTGGACCTACACCCTCACCCGTTATAGCTGTTAATGTTATTTCCTCGCCTTCACATACAGGCTCTAAAGCTTCTAATGAAACCTCTGGATAAAAAGCTTCTTCTGGAAAAACAGAAAGTATTGCGGTGTCCTGAGGACAAACACCATTGGATATGATCCATTCAGCGACTAAAGTATCGCTCATAGATTCAAAATTGGTAAGCATCGACGCATGGTCTTCCAACATTATGCCTATGTCTCCTGTGTTGTGAATGATATTCCATGAACCAGTGCCTACTAGAGGGGTATTTCCTGTCAAAACTTTATTTGCTTCAGCCAAACAGTAAACAGTTGTATCTGACTTGCTTCCTGAGACAGTAGCTTCTGACGGATGTAAATCTACTTGTATTTCAATTTGCTCAGGGTCGCTAACACACCCATTTAGGGTAGTTTCTACAACAGTTCCTGTCACCAAATCATTTTCTACATAAAATGTTATGGAATCAGCAGTTGATTGTTCATTCAAACTGTTTTGTCCTGTGTTTATCTGGAAAGAAAATTCGCTTCCCTCTAAGCCTCTTACTGGCAAACTTACTTCATTGCCCTCGCAGATAGGCCCAACAGGTGTTATTTGGGGTTGGTGAACAGTATCTACCACTACGGTAATAGTTGTTGCAGGGCTTTCGCAGAGGTAATTGCTCTGTGTTACCTGGTACTGTTCGGTCACGACTTGGCGGGCCAGTTCCGGCCTTGAGGCAAAAAGGCTGTCGTTTTTGTACCAGCTCAAGGTATTGGAGCCGCTTGCGGTAGCTTCCAGTACGGGCAGATCTGCAATGTTCTGGCAGTAACGTACCGTGTCGGTGGCTACAGGCGCCAAAGGCACTTTTACGACCACGGCTTCTCGCATCAAGGAGTCTGCACATCCGTCGTCGCTGACATATTTGTAGCTGACCTCATACAGCCCGGAGTCTGCCGGCGGTGTGAACAGGCCTTCTGGGGAAACTGTCGCCCCTCTGAAAACGCCGCCTTCTGGGTATGCGCCTGTCAGGTCAAAAGGCTCAGAGGCGGTACAGGCATCCGGTATTTCATCAAAAGACACCTCTACATAGTCATAAACTACCAAAGAAACTACCGCACGGGCAGTTTGGGCACTGTCCAGGCTTTTTACTTCAGCAAAATATTTCCCGCCATCTGTCAGGTAAGTGGCTTCAGGGTTATTTACGGGACTGGTAAAGTTTTCGTCATTGAACCAGTGGACATAAGAATCCTGATAGCCACTGACGGCATCGTTTAGGCTTGTCAGGTCGTAACCGCCATATTGAGCAGGCAATCCGGCCATGTTGGCGCAAATGGCCACCGTGGTGTCGACAGGGGTGAGGGTGCATTCCAATACATACACGGAATCAAGTTGTGAGCAAGCGTTTTCCGTTGCCGTTAGGTAATACCAACCCGGCTTATCGACCACGGGCGAAGGGATATCGTCCCCGCCAGCAAAAGTGCTTCCTTCCGGCCCTGTCCATTCATAGGTAATGCCATCGCCTGTAGGCCCTCCCGACAAACCAATCTGTCCGCTGATGCAATCGAGGCGCTTGTCTTCTCCGGCATCTGTCAAAGGCAAAAGGTTCACTGGTACATGGTAAAACGAGGTGTCGCTGATGCACCCGTCTATGCTGGTTTCGACGATATTTCCAGAAACATCATGGTCTGCTACCACAAATTGCATAGAGTCATTTTCTGCATAAACAAGTGAGTCAACCCCAGTAATGTCGTTCCAGGCAAAGGAGCTTCCTTCAAGGCCGTGGACATATAAGTTTTGCAGTGACGCCTCGCAGAAAGGCCCTTCTGGCGTAATAGTCGGTCGCACCGGTGTGGTATCTACCACTACCGTAATAGTTGTTGCAGGGCTTTCGCAGAGGTAATTGCTCTGTGTTACCTGGTACTGTTCGGTCACGACTTGGCGGGCCAGTTCCGGTCTTGAGGCAAAAAGGCTGTCGTTTTTGTACCAGCTCAGAGTATTGGAGCCGCTTGCGGTAGCTTCCAGTACGGGCAGATCTGCAATGTTCTGGCAGTACCGTACCGTGTCGGTGGCTACAGGCGCCAAAGGCACTTTTACGACCACGGCTTCTCGCATCAACGAATCTGCACACCCGTCTTCGCTGACATATTTGTAGCTGACCTCGTACAGCCCGGAGTCTGCCGGCGGTGTGAACAGGCCTTCTGGGGAAACTGTCGCCCCTCTGAAAACGCCGCCTTCTGGGTACGCGCCGGTCAGATCAAAAGGCTCAGAGGCCGTACAGGCATCCGGTATTTCATCGAAAGACACCTCTACATAGTCGTACACCACCAAAGAAACTACTGCACGGGCAGTTTGGGCACTGTCCAGGCTTTTCACTTCAGCATAATATTTCCCGCCATCTGTCAGGTAAGTGGCTTCAGGGTTATCAACCGGACTGGTAAAGTTTTCGTCATTGAACCAGTGGACATAAGAATCCTGATAGCCACTGACGGCATCGTTTAGGCTTGTCAGGTCGTAACCGCCATATTGAGCAGGCAATCCGGCCATGTTGGCGCAAATGGCCACCGTGGTGTCCATGGGGGTGAGGGTACATTCCAATACATACACGGAATCAAGTTGTGAGCAAGCGTTTTCAGTTGCCGTTAGGTAATACCAACCCGGCTTATCGACCACGGGCGAAGGTATATCGTTCCCGCCAGCAAAAGTGCTTCCTTCCGGCCCTGTCCATTCATAGGTAATGCCATCGCCAGTAGGCCCTCCCGACAAACCAATCTGTCCGCTGATGCAATCGAGGCGCTTGTCTTCTCCGGCATCTGTCAAAGGCAAAAGGTTCACTGGTACATGGTAAAACGAGGTGTCGCTGATGCACCCGTCTATGCTGGTTTCGACGATATTTCCAGAAACATCATGGTCTGCTACCACAAATTGCATAGAGTCATTTTCTGCATAAACAAGTGAGTCAACCCCAGTAATGTCGTTCCAGGCAAAGGAGCTTCCTTCAAGGCCGTGGACATATAAGTTTTGCAGTGACGCCTCGCAGAAAGGCCCTTCTGGCGTAATAGTCGGTCGCACCGGTGTGGTATCTACCACTACGGTAATAGTTGTTGCAGGGCTTTCGCAGAGGTAATTGCTCTGTGTTACCTGGTACTGTTCGGTCACGACATGGCGTCCCAGTTCCGGCCTTGAGGCAAAAAGGCTGTCGTTTTTGTACCAGCTCAAGGTATTGGATCCGCTTGCGGTAGCTTCCAGTACGGGCAGATCTGCAATGTTCTGGCAGTACCGTACCGTGTCGGTGGCTACAGGCGCCAAAGGCACTTTTACGACCACGGCTTCTCGCATCAACGAATCTGCACACCCGTCTTCGCTGACATATTTGTAGCTGACCTCGTACAGCCCGGAGTCTGCCGGCGGTGTGAACAGGCCTTCTGGGGAAACTGTCGCCCCTCTGAAAACGCCGCCTTCTGGGTACGCGCCGGTCAGATCAAAAGGCTCAGAGGCGGTACAGGCATCCGGTATTTCATCGAAAGACACCTCTACATAGTCGTACACCACCAAAGAAACTACTGCACGGGCAGTTTGGGCACTGTCCAGGCTTTTCACTTCAGCATAATATTTCCCGCCATCTGTCAGGTAAGTGGCTTCAGGGTTATCAACCGGACTGGTAAAGTTTTCGTCGTTGAACCAGTGGACATAAGAATCCTGATAGCCACTGACAGCATAATCTAGGCCCGTCAGGTCGTAACCGGCATATTGAGCAGGCAATCCGGCCATGTTGGCGCAAATGGCCACCGTGGTGTCCATGGGGGTGAGGGTGCACTCAGCTACATAAGCAACATCTGTTTCTGTACATTCTTTTTGGATAACAGTTAATGTATACTCGCCTGGTCTGTTTATGGTTATAGCTGCTGTAGAATCATTGGGCAAAATGGTGGCACCCGCAGGCCCTTCCCATTTAAAAGAAGTTTCTGGGGTTGTGGTACTGCCCAAAAGAGGTGCTGTGCCAGTAATACAGTCCAATCTTTGGTCGTCTCCTGCATCTGCCGTAGGAACAATGCCTGATGTAGTTACTTCTACCGTATCAGTCATTGAACAAATATTGTCAACGGCTTTCAGTACATAAAGACCCGGAACATCTGCTTCCGTGGTCAAGCTTAAGCTGTCTGGCAAGAAATTAACACCATCTGGTCCTTGCCAGTAATAATTTTCTAGTCCTAAGGCAGAGAAACCTGACAGCATTGTATGGGTATCTCCACATTCAATATTTGCAGTTGGCCCTGCATTTATACTATCTACTACCACTGTGTCGGATGCAGAGAGCGTAATTTGACAACCTTCTGGACTTAAAAGGATCACATTGGGGACATATTTTCCTGGCTTGTTGTATAAGTGAGCGATTGAGTCTGACTCATTAAGATGGGAAGTGGAAGAAAGGTCTCCAAAATCCCAATAATAAGAAGATATATTGCTTCCTATGACTTCAGCGTTCATTTCTTCTCCCAAACATAAAAAGGTGTCAGCTACTGCTAGTTCTCCTATGGGGCCTTTGATTCGCACAGGCTTGCTGGTTGTGTCTTGGCAACCATTTAGCCCAGTTACTATTAATTGTACATTGTACTCCCCTGCCTGCGGATAGAAATGACTCACTTCCACATTTTCTGTGGTAGAAGTTTCTCCATCGCCAAAGTCCCAAGTATATGTATGGCTATACGTAGACGTACTGGTAAAAGGTAAGGAGAAAGAGCCTACGCAGCGAGAAGTGTCCGGGCCAATTTCAAAATCGGCAACTGGTCTTACCAGCCGTACATAATCTGTTCTGGTCAAAGAGTCTATGCAGCCACCATTATCTTCCACAATAAGTGTTACGGTATAGCTTCCGGTATCTGCAAAAGTATACCGGTGGTTTCCTGCATATCCATTG is from Cytophagaceae bacterium ABcell3 and encodes:
- a CDS encoding PKD domain-containing protein, translating into MRHPCFVLFVFVLLSFQAFAQVEADFTYFTPGDSCGSRTVQFDASPSIGEELSYQWQFSNLSTGASLGTGSGINFTRNFLEPGLYEATLIVSDGESSSEKSAQFQVYRNPNVDFSVDVTEGCPPLDVTFTDHSTPGDGEIVHWEWSYNDGTRDSFEEETSPVHTYSSRGNYSPSLIVRNSVGCTGSKAIERLVTVYDKINPSFLSTDNFSCEAPHTATFENISPESDNFSFIWDFGDGNVREDNETFVSHEFSEPGIYSVSITAMNPTQTCSTTFRGTGNRNVIIGRPVAGINAPDTICLGSRITLRSTTDTTGISTNGRWFIEDVGNWRNGTIRTHTFNQEGTWKIRYFNSNNLSGCSSDTVTQNIVVLPAPSANFSVDHRDGCQVPHNVTFTNESENAIDYTWNFGDGTTLNTEDNEEVTHSFEAFRNYTVRLTARNEAECENSTALTIRNRRPTITTELLPEEGCMPHGVNMETRVTSLDPVQSYIFDWGNGEKDTVAAGEAAHVYTEAGAYSPFVTAITEQGCTFSSEPESVLVNEFCDDDGSGGGGGGGGGGGGFGVGRPGDCDDKYTFVFTDTTENAEVVSWELHGELIETSEREISYTFPDDEEDKRFIVTLTLRDINTSELTQRSIRVVVVDEEANFSVDNLDICRNLTVNFNTIGIDSSNIATYTWDFGDGTEREIIDNESHYDRFERYLNGNTSHTYADTGIFYPRLIIEDKFGCVDSLIYPEPIVVNGPEARFVVDTTQFCSNDFEVIFADSSRQNGNTPIVERTWNFGNGSLTFDHDTTITRSYQHNGHYRRYTPTLTITDELGCTDSYTQHIYSYAPQANFSTNDTLRCGIHNILFRNQSRAQVSSANQYTWIYGDGQIANGYAGNHRYTFADTGSYTVTLIVEDNGGCIDSLTRTDYVRLVRPVADFEIGPDTSRCVGSFSLPFTSTSTYSHTYTWDFGDGETSTTENVEVSHFYPQAGEYNVQLIVTGLNGCQDTTSKPVRIKGPIGELAVADTFLCLGEEMNAEVIGSNISSYYWDFGDLSSTSHLNESDSIAHLYNKPGKYVPNVILLSPEGCQITLSASDTVVVDSINAGPTANIECGDTHTMLSGFSALGLENYYWQGPDGVNFLPDSLSLTTEADVPGLYVLKAVDNICSMTDTVEVTTSGIVPTADAGDDQRLDCITGTAPLLGSTTTPETSFKWEGPAGATILPNDSTAAITINRPGEYTLTVIQKECTETDVAYVAECTLTPMDTTVAICANMAGLPAQYAGYDLTGLDYAVSGYQDSYVHWFNDENFTSPVDNPEATYLTDGGKYYAEVKSLDSAQTARAVVSLVVYDYVEVSFDEIPDACTASEPFDLTGAYPEGGVFRGATVSPEGLFTPPADSGLYEVSYKYVSEDGCADSLMREAVVVKVPLAPVATDTVRYCQNIADLPVLEATASGSNTLSWYKNDSLFASRPELGRHVVTEQYQVTQSNYLCESPATTITVVVDTTPVRPTITPEGPFCEASLQNLYVHGLEGSSFAWNDITGVDSLVYAENDSMQFVVADHDVSGNIVETSIDGCISDTSFYHVPVNLLPLTDAGEDKRLDCISGQIGLSGGPTGDGITYEWTGPEGSTFAGGNDIPSPVVDKPGWYYLTATENACSQLDSVYVLECTLTPMDTTVAICANMAGLPAQYGGYDLTSLNDAVSGYQDSYVHWFNDENFTSPVDNPEATYLTDGGKYYAEVKSLDSAQTARAVVSLVVYDYVEVSFDEIPDACTASEPFDLTGAYPEGGVFRGATVSPEGLFTPPADSGLYEVSYKYVSEDGCADSLMREAVVVKVPLAPVATDTVRYCQNIADLPVLEATASGSNTLSWYKNDSLFASRPELARQVVTEQYQVTQSNYLCESPATTITVVVDTTPVRPTITPEGPFCEASLQNLYVHGLEGSSFAWNDITGVDSLVYAENDSMQFVVADHDVSGNIVETSIDGCISDTSFYHVPVNLLPLTDAGEDKRLDCISGQIGLSGGPTGDGITYEWTGPEGSTFAGGDDIPSPVVDKPGWYYLTATENACSQLDSVYVLECTLTPVDTTVAICANMAGLPAQYGGYDLTSLNDAVSGYQDSYVHWFNDENFTSPVNNPEATYLTDGGKYFAEVKSLDSAQTARAVVSLVVYDYVEVSFDEIPDACTASEPFDLTGAYPEGGVFRGATVSPEGLFTPPADSGLYEVSYKYVSDDGCADSLMREAVVVKVPLAPVATDTVRYCQNIADLPVLEATASGSNTLSWYKNDSLFASRPELARQVVTEQYQVTQSNYLCESPATTITVVVDTVHQPQITPVGPICEGNEVSLPVRGLEGSEFSFQINTGQNSLNEQSTADSITFYVENDLVTGTVVETTLNGCVSDPEQIEIQVDLHPSEATVSGSKSDTTVYCLAEANKVLTGNTPLVGTGSWNIIHNTGDIGIMLEDHASMLTNFESMSDTLVAEWIISNGVCPQDTAILSVFPEEAFYPEVSLEALEPVCEGEEITLTAITGEGVGPTPAFRFFDQDGILPSSDSLQNTIDVTVHKNQSFYVEVISNHHCVYQQTGRSDIHYQDVHEIPNAEIITNADTICETDGPIIATAREDSNASLYEWFSPEEQFYSGNTPNSFELEAPSASGLYVLRVSAEICPPVYDSLYIKIYEQPEGWFTKEELYVTYQPGKETLLPLELAPLHYDTLSEVSWYPTDFLTFPESVDGETSDISIPYYVAQDEDFSTSYQVSMFTGPAGRGCQLTKDIVVNNYTPVKIPNTFTPNNDGLNDYWLIDGLEKYPQTVVRIYNRWGNIMYEDYHGYRQPWDGTRNGQLVPVATYYYVIEFKGSGDDSDYTSTGWVKILY